Proteins from a genomic interval of Clostridium scatologenes:
- a CDS encoding MutS-related protein, translating into MVIGEKFYEKRKNNYLNLVKRQNRAISIMSTVRLIIFFVGIILTGFLYTKKYIYLSISSFLCFLILFVFVVVIHGKIKRNRNYSLVLSKINDNCIKRFNSKWKNFIDDGEEFIDIDHNYSFDLDIFGRGSLFQWINTANTYVGRRKLRDSLSSCLKNVEEIEKRQEAIKELSKKLKWRQRFEAEGKIINEEINDPSPMIKLAKNRNSIYTNKYLVLIFKVLPAITISMIILYFVTNSVSRSIPLLLIVFQFFLLIPKASQRFKSLGVVYEFKNSIKIYDKMIKLIEKEKFHSAYLIELKSKLINDKYKASEQIKKLVKLCDVISDRRNSMYIIINTLLLLDYQYMFELEKWKEKCGGSLQKWINTIGQFEELSSLSIINYDHPKWCIPRIVENDLVFQARNMAHPLLGEKGVCNNLIIKKPYNVALITGSNMSGKSTLLRTSGINLVLAYSGAAVFADSFYCSIMKVYTCMRVSDNLEKNISSFYAELLKIKNIVKASKEKRKIFFLLDEIFKGTNSLDRHTGAKVLINSLSKEKTLGLVSTHDLELGALEKESNNKIRNYHFREYYKDNKIYFDYKLQRGISKTRNALYLMKMAGIEIENYVQK; encoded by the coding sequence GTGGTAATTGGAGAAAAATTTTATGAGAAGAGAAAAAATAATTATTTAAATTTAGTAAAAAGACAAAATAGAGCTATAAGTATTATGAGTACTGTAAGGCTTATTATTTTTTTTGTTGGAATTATATTAACAGGATTTTTATATACAAAAAAATATATTTACTTAAGTATAAGTTCATTTTTATGCTTTTTAATATTATTTGTTTTTGTAGTTGTTATACATGGAAAAATTAAAAGAAACAGAAATTATTCTTTAGTGCTTAGCAAAATAAATGATAATTGTATAAAACGCTTTAATAGTAAATGGAAGAATTTCATTGATGATGGTGAGGAATTTATAGATATAGATCACAATTATTCCTTTGATTTAGATATTTTTGGTAGGGGTTCTCTTTTTCAATGGATTAATACTGCTAATACTTATGTAGGTAGAAGAAAGTTAAGAGATTCGCTTTCTTCATGCTTAAAAAATGTAGAAGAAATTGAAAAAAGACAAGAGGCTATAAAAGAGTTATCAAAAAAACTTAAATGGAGACAAAGGTTTGAAGCAGAAGGAAAAATTATAAATGAAGAAATAAATGATCCATCACCTATGATTAAATTAGCAAAGAATAGAAATTCTATCTATACTAATAAATATTTAGTTCTAATATTTAAGGTGTTACCAGCTATTACAATTAGTATGATTATATTATATTTTGTTACTAATAGTGTATCTAGATCTATACCATTATTATTAATAGTTTTTCAGTTTTTTTTGCTTATTCCAAAGGCGAGTCAAAGATTTAAGAGTTTGGGAGTAGTTTATGAATTTAAAAATAGTATAAAGATCTATGATAAAATGATAAAATTAATTGAGAAAGAAAAATTTCATTCTGCATATTTAATAGAGTTAAAAAGTAAGCTTATAAATGATAAATATAAAGCATCTGAACAAATAAAAAAATTAGTAAAGTTATGTGATGTAATTTCTGATCGTAGAAATTCTATGTATATAATTATAAATACATTATTATTATTGGATTATCAATATATGTTTGAATTAGAAAAGTGGAAGGAAAAATGTGGAGGGAGTTTACAAAAGTGGATTAATACTATTGGACAGTTTGAGGAATTGAGCAGTTTATCAATTATAAATTATGATCATCCAAAATGGTGTATTCCTAGAATTGTTGAAAATGATTTAGTATTTCAGGCTAGGAATATGGCACATCCACTATTAGGAGAGAAAGGTGTATGTAATAATTTAATAATAAAAAAACCATATAATGTAGCGCTCATAACAGGTTCTAATATGTCTGGTAAAAGCACATTGCTTAGAACCTCAGGGATTAATTTAGTATTGGCCTATTCAGGGGCGGCAGTATTTGCTGATAGTTTTTATTGTTCTATAATGAAAGTATATACTTGTATGAGGGTTAGTGACAATCTAGAAAAAAATATATCTTCTTTTTATGCAGAACTTTTAAAAATAAAGAATATTGTTAAAGCTTCTAAAGAAAAAAGAAAAATATTTTTCTTATTAGATGAAATTTTTAAAGGAACTAATTCGTTAGATAGACATACAGGAGCTAAAGTTTTAATAAATAGTTTAAGTAAAGAAAAAACATTAGGCTTAGTATCTACTCATGATTTAGAATTGGGTGCTTTGGAAAAGGAAAGTAATAATAAAATAAGAAATTATCATTTTAGAGAATATTATAAAGATAATAAAATTTATTTCGATTATAAGCTTCAAAGAGGTATATCAAAAACTAGAAATGCTCTTTATTTAATGAAAATGGCAGGAATAGAAATTGAAAATTATGTACAAAAATAA